A genomic stretch from Candidatus Bathyanammoxibius amoris includes:
- a CDS encoding RtcB family protein → MNLEKIDEYRYRLTREGSMRVDGIIYANEKIIKDIKKDDSLRQVANVATLPGIVRASLAMPDIHEGYGFPIGGVAAFDEKTGVISPGGVGYDINCGVRVMRSNLRQEEISGLIEKLVDTLFRNIPAGVGSRRKDLKLSHAELESLLHKGARWAVSKGYGLQKDLDHIEEGGCIKGADPAHVSQKALERGRAQVGTLGSGNHFVEIDVVSEVYDEQLARGLGLEQGGIAIQVHTGSRGLGYQVCDDFIAVMIQAARKYGIDLPDRQLCCAPLDSDEGGRYFAAMACAANFAFANRQMITHWVRESFSRVLGRSTEELGLDLIYDVCHNIAKFEDHVVDGKSRRLCVHRKGATRALPPGHPQTPEAYKTTGQPVLIPGDMGRYSYILVGTEAASAETFASSCHGAGRLMSRTKASKIAKGKNIVKAMQELGVVVRASGWRTLAEEIPEAYKDVTEVVDVVHNAGIARKVVQLRPLGVIKG, encoded by the coding sequence ATCAACCTCGAAAAGATAGATGAGTACCGTTACAGGCTGACAAGAGAAGGCAGTATGCGGGTTGACGGTATCATCTACGCGAACGAGAAGATAATTAAGGACATAAAGAAGGACGATAGCCTTCGACAGGTGGCCAACGTGGCGACCTTGCCGGGGATAGTCCGGGCCTCACTGGCCATGCCCGACATACACGAGGGCTACGGTTTCCCCATAGGCGGCGTCGCGGCCTTCGACGAGAAGACAGGTGTGATATCCCCCGGCGGCGTGGGTTACGACATCAACTGCGGCGTCAGGGTCATGCGTTCAAACCTGAGACAGGAAGAGATATCGGGGCTCATCGAAAAACTTGTCGACACCCTCTTCCGCAACATACCCGCGGGCGTAGGCTCGCGCAGGAAGGATCTGAAGCTGAGCCACGCCGAACTGGAGTCCCTGCTGCACAAGGGCGCCCGGTGGGCCGTGTCAAAGGGGTATGGCTTGCAAAAGGACCTCGACCACATCGAGGAAGGCGGGTGCATAAAGGGAGCAGACCCTGCCCACGTCTCACAGAAGGCGCTGGAACGGGGCCGGGCGCAGGTAGGCACACTTGGCTCCGGAAACCATTTTGTTGAGATCGACGTCGTATCCGAGGTGTATGACGAACAGCTCGCCCGCGGGCTGGGTCTTGAGCAGGGCGGTATCGCCATTCAGGTACACACCGGCTCCCGTGGCCTTGGTTATCAGGTCTGTGACGACTTCATCGCCGTAATGATACAGGCGGCCAGGAAATACGGTATAGACCTGCCGGACCGCCAGCTATGCTGCGCCCCTCTCGACTCGGACGAGGGCGGCCGTTACTTCGCGGCAATGGCCTGCGCCGCCAACTTCGCGTTCGCCAACCGGCAGATGATCACACACTGGGTCAGGGAGAGTTTTTCCCGTGTGCTCGGCAGGTCAACTGAGGAACTGGGACTCGACCTCATATACGACGTATGCCACAACATCGCGAAATTCGAAGACCATGTGGTAGACGGCAAGTCCAGGCGCCTGTGCGTCCACCGCAAGGGCGCAACCAGGGCGCTGCCCCCCGGACACCCTCAGACCCCGGAGGCCTACAAGACCACCGGGCAGCCGGTACTCATCCCCGGTGATATGGGCCGCTACTCATACATACTTGTGGGCACCGAGGCCGCAAGCGCCGAGACATTCGCGTCAAGCTGCCACGGCGCCGGGAGGCTGATGAGCCGGACAAAGGCATCCAAAATAGCAAAGGGCAAGAACATTGTAAAGGCGATGCAGGAACTGGGAGTGGTGGTAAGGGCGTCGGGGTGGCGCACACTGGCCGAGGAGATACCCGAGGCCTATAAGGACGTCACCGAGGTGGTAGACGTCGTCCACAACGCGGGAATCGCCCGGAAGGTCGTACAACTCAGGCCGCTCGGTGTCATAAAAGGATGA
- a CDS encoding CTP synthase — protein sequence MTKHIFVTGGVVSSLGKGLNSASIGLLLESRGLKVSLQKFDPYVNVDPGTMSPFEHGEVYVTEDGAETDLDLGHYERFTSAVMNRDCNLTTGSIYNSVITKERRGDYLGKTVQIIPHITNEIKDGIRRLAVPGVDVVISEIGGIVGDIESQPFLEAIRQYAQDIGRQNVLFVHLTLIPYLKAADEMKTKPTQHGVGILRQAGIEPDILICRTEKPLSPDIRKKISLFCNVEKDAVIEETDVKPYLYDIPIILRDQGLDGIILKKLGLKMDGHDLHEWEEMLARLKNPRSCTEIALVGKYITHKSAYESIYESITHAGSANYTSVKVRRVEAEDVETEGPERCLDGVKGIIVPGGFGERGIEGKVIVAKYARENKIPYLGLCLGLHCATIDFARNVCGLKDANSTEFNLDTKDPVICLLEEQKDIQGLGGTMRLGAHPCVLGPDTRAHAAYGRDEISERHRHRYEFNNAYKELFASKGMVFSGLSPDQQLVEIIELKEHPWFVSVQFHPEFKSKPTRPHPLFRDFIKATLVESGTEEVKELRKQLLTE from the coding sequence ATGACAAAACACATATTCGTCACAGGCGGCGTAGTATCATCCCTGGGGAAGGGCCTTAACAGCGCCTCGATAGGGCTGCTGCTCGAGAGCCGGGGGTTGAAGGTAAGCCTCCAGAAGTTCGACCCATACGTAAACGTAGACCCCGGCACCATGAGCCCGTTTGAACACGGTGAGGTCTACGTCACCGAGGACGGTGCCGAGACGGACCTCGACCTCGGGCACTATGAGCGGTTCACCAGCGCCGTTATGAACAGAGACTGCAATCTCACCACCGGCTCCATTTACAACTCTGTCATCACAAAGGAGCGGAGGGGAGATTATCTCGGCAAGACCGTCCAGATAATACCCCACATAACAAACGAGATAAAGGACGGTATAAGGAGGCTGGCCGTTCCCGGCGTTGACGTCGTCATCTCTGAGATAGGGGGGATTGTGGGTGACATAGAGAGCCAGCCCTTCCTTGAGGCCATCAGGCAATACGCCCAGGACATAGGACGGCAGAACGTCCTCTTTGTACACCTTACACTGATACCGTATCTCAAGGCCGCCGACGAGATGAAGACCAAACCCACACAGCACGGTGTCGGCATTCTCAGGCAGGCGGGTATCGAGCCGGACATCCTTATATGCAGGACCGAAAAGCCTCTTTCACCGGACATCAGGAAAAAAATATCACTATTCTGCAACGTGGAAAAAGACGCCGTCATAGAGGAGACCGACGTAAAACCCTATCTATACGACATACCCATCATTTTAAGGGATCAGGGCCTCGACGGCATCATCCTGAAAAAACTGGGGCTGAAAATGGACGGCCACGACCTGCACGAATGGGAAGAGATGTTGGCCAGATTAAAGAACCCCCGGTCCTGCACGGAGATAGCGCTGGTCGGAAAATACATAACACATAAGTCGGCCTATGAATCCATTTACGAGTCCATTACCCACGCGGGCAGCGCAAATTATACCAGCGTCAAGGTACGGCGCGTCGAGGCAGAGGACGTCGAAACCGAGGGCCCTGAGAGATGTCTGGACGGGGTGAAGGGAATCATAGTTCCGGGCGGCTTCGGCGAGCGAGGCATCGAGGGCAAGGTCATTGTCGCCAAATACGCCAGAGAGAATAAGATACCTTACCTGGGCCTTTGTCTGGGGCTGCATTGCGCCACTATCGACTTCGCCAGAAACGTCTGCGGACTAAAGGATGCAAACAGCACAGAGTTTAACCTGGACACGAAAGACCCGGTAATATGTCTCCTTGAGGAGCAAAAAGACATACAGGGGCTCGGGGGCACCATGAGGCTTGGAGCACATCCATGCGTCCTTGGGCCTGACACCAGGGCACATGCCGCATACGGCAGGGATGAGATATCAGAGAGACACAGGCATCGCTATGAATTTAATAACGCCTACAAAGAGTTATTCGCCTCCAAGGGTATGGTCTTTAGCGGTCTTTCACCCGATCAACAGCTGGTCGAGATAATTGAGCTGAAGGAACACCCGTGGTTTGTCTCCGTACAGTTCCACCCGGAGTTCAAATCCAAGCCCACCCGGCCCCATCCGCTCTTCAGAGATTTTATAAAGGCAACGCTCGTGGAATCCGGGACAGAGGAGGTAAAGGAACTGCGGAAGCAACTACTGACAGAATAG
- a CDS encoding DUF1844 domain-containing protein, with the protein MAKAKKSVKKVHKKQPKQKKNVRVEKAQDEQVLQQEQPREEKKASAKQQEQKQAPQEDVAREEKKVEEKAQDRPTPAEEPAREEKKTIDQEWKEQAQQEKKEARQEGTRPHIPEPNFMLFVSGLASQTLIALGQIENPFTKQKAINRDQAKYTIDTLKMIEEKTRGNLTQEEEKYLQGLLYDLRMSYISTTE; encoded by the coding sequence ATGGCTAAGGCAAAAAAGTCTGTAAAGAAGGTCCATAAGAAACAACCTAAACAGAAAAAAAACGTGCGGGTAGAAAAGGCTCAAGACGAGCAGGTTCTACAACAAGAACAGCCGCGAGAAGAAAAGAAGGCCTCCGCAAAGCAGCAGGAACAGAAGCAGGCGCCACAAGAAGATGTGGCTCGTGAAGAGAAAAAGGTTGAAGAAAAGGCCCAGGACAGACCCACTCCAGCGGAAGAACCGGCGCGGGAAGAAAAGAAGACAATAGACCAGGAATGGAAGGAACAAGCCCAGCAGGAGAAAAAAGAAGCCAGGCAAGAAGGCACCCGCCCTCACATCCCAGAGCCCAACTTTATGCTCTTTGTCTCCGGGCTTGCCTCACAGACCCTTATCGCCCTCGGTCAGATAGAAAACCCCTTCACCAAGCAGAAGGCAATAAACCGGGACCAGGCCAAGTATACAATAGACACCCTTAAAATGATAGAGGAGAAGACGCGGGGCAATCTAACACAGGAGGAGGAGAAATATCTTCAGGGCCTGCTCTATGACC
- a CDS encoding archease: MAEERYILIEHTADLAFVAYGKDLGDLFENAAFALFDVYADLSKVEEKTERTVNIQITKEAAKDTETDYEQLLVKWLNELLYLNEVEDLLFKRFKVAEINGGKLRASAFGEKFIPGRHVILTPLKAVTYHRIEVRQEPGRWHARVVVDL, encoded by the coding sequence TTGGCAGAGGAGAGATATATACTTATCGAGCACACGGCCGACCTTGCGTTCGTCGCATACGGCAAGGATTTAGGGGATCTCTTTGAGAATGCGGCGTTTGCACTCTTCGACGTATACGCTGACCTGTCAAAAGTAGAGGAGAAGACGGAAAGAACCGTCAATATACAGATAACGAAAGAAGCGGCCAAGGATACAGAAACGGACTATGAACAACTCCTCGTCAAATGGCTGAACGAACTGCTTTACCTTAACGAGGTGGAAGACCTGCTCTTTAAAAGATTCAAGGTTGCAGAGATAAATGGCGGGAAACTACGCGCGTCGGCCTTTGGTGAAAAATTCATTCCCGGACGGCATGTCATCCTGACCCCGCTTAAGGCCGTTACGTACCACCGCATTGAGGTGCGGCAGGAACCCGGCAGGTGGCACGCACGGGTAGTCGTAGACCTGTAA
- a CDS encoding carotenoid biosynthesis protein, whose translation MDFLSLLIATIILRPYVFILFFMYLLAGAVQLGTRRIILFTLLAYTIAFVSEYSSTRTGIPYGMYIYTGYTHGKELYISNVPFMDSLSYTFLAYFSYSLSLLVTSRLCRSGIDVQLIRDKRHWRSRGVLLLAATFMMLQDVVVDPVALRGAGWFLGQIFYYPDAGIYFGVPLSNFLGWFVVALAIIYLFQRLDSLVEGWRGFKDEGMRYVPYKALLGPACYFATMLFNLFVTFYIGEYLLGLASLTITGMLLYLVRGSILAAEHVDESELRKIVGPYHINQF comes from the coding sequence ATGGATTTTCTTTCGCTCCTTATTGCCACAATCATCCTGAGGCCGTACGTATTTATACTCTTCTTTATGTATTTGCTGGCGGGCGCGGTTCAGCTGGGGACCCGGCGGATTATTCTCTTTACGCTGCTTGCCTACACGATAGCGTTCGTCTCCGAATATTCTTCCACTAGAACCGGAATCCCCTACGGTATGTATATATACACGGGTTATACGCACGGTAAGGAACTCTACATCTCCAACGTGCCGTTTATGGATTCCCTCTCATACACCTTCCTCGCGTACTTCAGCTACTCCCTGTCCCTGCTGGTCACGTCACGGCTCTGCAGGAGCGGGATTGACGTACAATTGATCAGGGACAAGAGACACTGGCGGTCCCGCGGGGTCCTGTTGCTGGCGGCGACGTTCATGATGCTGCAGGACGTGGTGGTGGACCCGGTGGCGCTGAGGGGGGCGGGATGGTTTCTGGGTCAGATATTCTATTACCCTGATGCCGGTATATATTTCGGTGTGCCGCTGTCTAATTTCCTTGGATGGTTCGTGGTGGCCCTTGCCATTATCTATCTATTTCAGCGGCTGGACAGTCTTGTCGAGGGGTGGAGGGGTTTCAAGGATGAGGGCATGCGTTACGTCCCGTATAAGGCCCTGCTGGGCCCGGCCTGTTATTTTGCCACCATGCTCTTTAACCTGTTCGTGACGTTTTATATCGGGGAGTACCTGCTGGGTCTGGCCAGTCTGACGATAACGGGTATGCTGCTTTATTTAGTGCGCGGGAGCATCCTTGCCGCCGAGCATGTGGACGAGTCTGAGCTTCGGAAGATTGTCGGGCCTTATCACATCAATCAATTCTAG
- a CDS encoding helix-turn-helix domain-containing protein, which yields MRETLSKRELNELYQLRGDQYTSKDELVDDIIANDDGSLAELIESEGSFLFLLMGKERSQAMTRFVRLKDVCELFGVTRFTIRNWIERGEFPQPIRKGLFLRWPEDEILGLVERLKKNR from the coding sequence ATGCGGGAAACTTTATCAAAAAGAGAACTTAACGAGCTGTACCAGCTTCGCGGCGACCAGTATACCAGCAAGGACGAACTGGTGGACGACATAATTGCCAACGACGACGGAAGCCTGGCCGAGCTTATTGAATCTGAGGGGAGTTTTTTGTTTCTGCTTATGGGTAAGGAAAGGAGCCAGGCGATGACCCGTTTTGTAAGACTCAAGGACGTTTGCGAACTTTTTGGAGTAACGCGGTTTACTATCCGGAATTGGATTGAGAGGGGCGAGTTCCCTCAACCCATACGCAAGGGGCTTTTCCTCAGATGGCCCGAGGACGAGATATTGGGGCTTGTAGAACGGCTCAAAAAGAACAGGTAG
- the kdsB gene encoding 3-deoxy-manno-octulosonate cytidylyltransferase translates to MNAYAVIPARYGSTRLPGKCILPEAKTITGKYIIEHVYSRVKDAKTIKGVLVATDDKRIYDVVKGFGGRVTMTSPEHRSGTERVAEAASELDPDIDIIVNVQGDEPEVMPEMVDTIVTILSNDTGAVMTTLANPIVSRSEFDDPHAVKVVLDSNGYALYFSRSPIPHGNHPEAEFADKGIFLKHLGVYAYRRDFLMNYATLPQTALEKTEDLEQLRALSNGYKIRVSVTPHRCHGIDTPEDFKRFLDTYRN, encoded by the coding sequence ATGAATGCCTACGCCGTCATACCGGCACGATACGGCTCAACAAGGCTTCCAGGCAAGTGCATACTTCCCGAGGCAAAGACCATTACCGGCAAATATATCATTGAGCACGTCTATTCCAGGGTAAAAGACGCTAAGACCATAAAAGGGGTTTTGGTGGCCACCGATGACAAACGCATCTATGACGTGGTAAAAGGTTTCGGGGGACGTGTGACGATGACCTCCCCGGAGCACCGTTCAGGGACGGAGCGGGTGGCGGAGGCGGCGTCGGAGCTGGACCCCGACATCGACATCATCGTAAACGTGCAGGGTGACGAGCCGGAAGTAATGCCTGAGATGGTCGATACCATAGTAACTATTCTATCAAACGATACCGGGGCCGTGATGACCACCCTGGCAAACCCCATCGTCTCCCGCAGCGAGTTCGATGACCCTCACGCAGTCAAGGTCGTCCTGGACAGTAACGGCTATGCCCTCTACTTCTCCAGGTCTCCTATACCCCACGGAAACCACCCTGAAGCGGAGTTCGCCGATAAGGGAATCTTTCTCAAACATCTTGGGGTATACGCATACCGGAGAGATTTTCTGATGAATTACGCCACCCTGCCACAGACCGCGCTCGAAAAGACAGAAGACCTGGAGCAGCTCAGGGCGCTATCAAACGGATACAAGATAAGGGTATCTGTTACGCCCCACAGATGCCACGGTATAGATACCCCGGAGGATTTTAAACGGTTTCTCGACACGTACAGGAATTGA